The following are encoded together in the Robertmurraya sp. FSL R5-0851 genome:
- a CDS encoding stage V sporulation protein AA, with protein MENTIYIRMRHRLQVRPHDSIKLQDVAQIIAEDSLLEKVKECIVYTVSEKDQNIIILDVMKVIPILTNVVEQINIEIIGQTQTIVEVVYKKIGVSIPLFILIWLLLFFGAALAIMNFHEDVSMQAVHQRIYKIITGKENIKPLIFQIPYSIGLGLGMILFFNHVFKKRLNEEPSPLEVEMFNYQQDLDRYVIINENEESMKRNHHDH; from the coding sequence GTGGAAAATACGATTTACATCCGAATGCGACATCGCCTCCAAGTTCGACCTCATGATTCCATAAAACTTCAGGATGTTGCGCAAATAATCGCTGAAGATTCACTATTAGAAAAGGTAAAGGAATGTATTGTTTATACTGTGTCAGAGAAAGACCAAAATATTATTATTTTGGATGTGATGAAAGTAATACCAATCTTAACAAATGTGGTTGAGCAAATAAATATTGAGATTATTGGTCAAACACAAACGATTGTTGAAGTGGTATATAAAAAAATCGGGGTATCTATTCCTCTTTTTATTCTTATTTGGCTTCTATTGTTTTTTGGTGCAGCACTCGCCATTATGAATTTCCATGAAGATGTTAGTATGCAAGCGGTCCATCAGCGGATTTATAAAATTATTACGGGTAAGGAAAATATAAAACCACTTATATTTCAGATCCCTTATTCAATTGGACTAGGGTTAGGTATGATCTTATTTTTTAACCATGTATTTAAAAAACGTTTAAATGAAGAACCTAGTCCGCTTGAAGTGGAAATGTTCAACTATCAGCAAGACCTGGACCGCTATGTAATCATTAATGAAAATGAAGAAAGTATGAAACGAAATCATCATGATCATTAA
- the sigF gene encoding RNA polymerase sporulation sigma factor SigF, giving the protein MDVEVKTDSKQTYLKDHEVKDLIKRSQDGDQEARDTIVQKNMRLVWSVVQRFLNRGYEPDDLFQIGCIGLLKSVDKFDLSYDVKFSTYAVPMIIGEIQRFIRDDGSVKVSRSLKEMGNKIRRAKDELSKNLGRIPTVSEIAEHLNLTPEDIILAQEASRQPSSIHETVYENDGDPITLLDQIDDGNEGKWFDKIALKEAIRELDERERLIVYLRYYKDQTQSEVAERLGISQVQVSRLEKKILQQMKDRMDL; this is encoded by the coding sequence ATGGATGTGGAGGTAAAGACTGATAGCAAACAAACGTATTTAAAGGATCATGAAGTGAAGGATCTAATCAAGAGAAGTCAAGATGGAGATCAAGAAGCTCGAGATACAATTGTGCAAAAAAATATGCGTCTTGTTTGGTCAGTTGTTCAACGCTTTCTCAATCGAGGCTATGAACCAGATGACTTATTCCAAATTGGATGCATAGGCTTATTGAAATCTGTCGATAAATTTGATTTATCTTATGATGTGAAATTTTCAACCTACGCAGTACCAATGATCATTGGAGAAATCCAACGCTTCATCCGAGATGACGGATCTGTCAAAGTGAGCCGTTCCTTAAAAGAAATGGGCAATAAAATAAGAAGAGCAAAGGACGAATTGTCCAAAAACCTAGGAAGAATACCAACTGTTTCCGAAATAGCAGAACATTTGAATCTGACCCCAGAAGATATCATTTTAGCTCAAGAAGCAAGTCGGCAACCATCTTCTATCCATGAAACTGTGTATGAAAATGATGGTGATCCTATCACCTTACTTGATCAAATTGATGATGGGAATGAAGGAAAATGGTTTGATAAAATTGCATTAAAAGAAGCAATTCGAGAGCTGGATGAACGCGAGAGACTGATTGTATATTTGCGTTATTATAAGGACCAAACGCAATCAGAGGTAGCAGAACGGCTAGGAATATCGCAAGTTCAAGTATCAAGACTGGAAAAAAAGATATTACAACAAATGAAAGATCGAATGGATTTATAA
- the spoIIAB gene encoding anti-sigma F factor, producing the protein MKNEMQLQFTALSQNESFARVTVAAFVAQLDPNMDELTEIKTVVSEAVTNAIIHGYNNDPSGTVFISVKIEDSFIELEIKDEGSGILDIEEARQPLFTTKPELERSGMGFTIMENFMDEIDVHSELGIGTTIRLRKHLAKSQMLCN; encoded by the coding sequence ATGAAAAATGAAATGCAGCTTCAATTTACAGCTTTAAGTCAAAATGAATCTTTCGCACGTGTCACGGTAGCAGCCTTTGTGGCACAGCTAGACCCAAATATGGATGAATTGACGGAAATTAAAACTGTCGTTTCTGAGGCAGTGACAAATGCCATTATTCACGGGTACAACAACGATCCTTCAGGTACGGTCTTTATCTCAGTAAAGATTGAGGATAGTTTTATTGAGTTAGAGATAAAAGACGAGGGCTCTGGAATTTTGGATATTGAGGAAGCAAGACAGCCTTTATTTACAACCAAGCCAGAGTTAGAAAGATCAGGAATGGGCTTTACGATTATGGAAAATTTTATGGATGAAATCGACGTTCATTCAGAGCTAGGAATAGGTACCACAATTCGATTAAGAAAGCATTTAGCAAAGAGCCAAATGCTATGCAATTAA
- the spoIIAA gene encoding anti-sigma F factor antagonist translates to MSLHIDMETKNDVLLLRLSGELDHHSADVLRAEATKAIETNDIRHIILNLEQLDFMDSSGLGVILGRYKQIKQQHGEMVVCAISPPIQRLFDMSGLFKIIRLEPTEEFALRVLGVA, encoded by the coding sequence GTGAGTCTACACATTGATATGGAAACAAAGAACGATGTCCTATTGTTACGACTTAGCGGCGAATTGGACCACCATTCTGCAGATGTACTTCGTGCAGAAGCAACCAAAGCCATTGAAACAAATGATATACGTCATATTATTCTTAACCTAGAGCAGTTAGATTTTATGGATAGTTCAGGTTTAGGTGTGATTCTTGGGAGATACAAGCAAATTAAGCAGCAGCATGGTGAAATGGTTGTTTGTGCAATTTCGCCTCCTATTCAAAGACTTTTTGATATGTCAGGCTTATTTAAAATTATCCGTTTGGAGCCGACAGAAGAATTTGCTCTTCGAGTATTGGGGGTAGCGTAA